Genomic segment of Oncorhynchus tshawytscha isolate Ot180627B unplaced genomic scaffold, Otsh_v2.0 Un_contig_12004_pilon_pilon, whole genome shotgun sequence:
GATTTCATCAAGTAAGAACAATGTGGTGTGTGGATGAGATTACAAATCTGATTCTGCATTTCTGTTAATTCATTGATAAACAGTAAACACTCAGTGGCCAGTAAATTGTCGCTCCAGTTTCATGAATGGAGGggttgtacctaataaactggccaatgAGTGTATATTGATAAGGGCAGCAGGTAGgttagtggttaagagcgttgggccactaataaaggttgctggttcaaatctctGAGTCGacttggtgaaaaatctgtctgtgcccttgagcaaggtactaaaccctaattgctcctgtaagttgcgcTGGAGAAGAGAGTCTGCTATATaacaaacacattttttaaatatagtaTTTCTTTATGGACCTATATTTCCAAAACATAGTCATTCAATGTCTTTGTTTCACAGGGGACAGCACTAACCATTCTCTCAGTTGGATGGGCTTGTCATCTGCGGAGCCTCAACAACATCGTGTTGCTGAGACAGAGAAGTGTCTCTATAGACCAGAGCACcccaagaaacaccagcagagatGTATAGGGAAGAAACCTCaacactgctgctctgactgtgggaagagttttactagcAGGAGTGATTTCATTATTCACCAGTGGATTCACACCCGGGAGAAACCGTACTGCTGCTCTCAGTGCGGGAAGAGTTTCACTGCTTCTAACGCCTTCCAATCTCATCTGCAAATTCATGCAGGGGAGAGGCCTTACCCTGCCTTGATGGTGGAAAGAGCTTCAATCAGTCAAGCAACCTGACTACACACCAGCTAACACAAACTGGAGTGAAGCCTTTTATctgtgatcagtgtggaaagAGCTTTGCTATAGCTTCCACCCTGAGTAGACACCAGgttacacacactggagagaagccttatagctgtgatcagtgtgggaaaagCTTTGCTGTAGTTTCCTCCCTGATTAGACACCATCGAACACACACCgggagaagccttatagctgttaTCAGTGTGGAAAGAGCTTTGCTGTATCAGAAAAACTAACTAtacaccagcgaacacacacaggagagaagccttatagctgtgatcagtgtgggaagagctttgctgTAGTTTCCTCCCTAATTAGACACCatcgaacacacactggagagaagccttatagctgttaTCAGTGTGGAAAGAGCTTTGCTCTATCAGAAAAACTAACTAtacaccagcgaacacacacaggagagaagccttatagctgtgatcagtgtgggaagagctttgctgTAGCTTCCACCCTGAATAGACACCAGCTAACACACAGtggagaagccttatagctgtgatcagtgtggaagaGCTTTGCTGTAGTTTCCTCCCTGATTAGACACCATCAAAACACACTGGAGAGAGAAAACttatgtctgtctatgtgggaagagctttgctcTAGCTTCCACCCTGACtacaccagcgaacacacactggagagaagccctaTAGCTGTTATCAGTGTGGCAAGAGCTTCAGTCAATCAGTACACCTGAATACACACCagcggacacacacaggagagaagccttacagaTGTGACCATTGTGGAAAGAGCTTCAGTCAATCAGTACACCTGAATacacaccagcgaacacacaccCGAGAGAAGCCTTACAGCTGTGATCATTGTGGAAAGAGCTTCAGTCAATCATTAAACCTGAAAACACACCAGCTAACACACACTGGAAAACATTAgatagacatacagtaccagtcaaaagtttggacacacctacacattccagggttttcatttttgtattttctacattgtagaataatagtgaagacataaaaactattgacataacacatatggaatcatgtagtaaccatgaaaaatgttaaataattcaaaatatatttaagattcttcaaagtagccgccctttgcctttgacagttttgcacactcttggcattctctcaaccagcttcatgagttagtcacctggaatgcatttcaattaacaggtgtgccttgctagATGTTCATTTGTGGTATTTCTTTCCTTCTGTaatgcctttgagccaatcagttgtgttgtgacatggtaggggtggtatacagaagttgtatattggtaaaagaccaagtccatattagggcaaagaacagctcaaataacacAGAAGAATCAACAGTAcatccattactttaagacatggtcagtcaatatggaataTTTCAGAACTTTGAAAGTTCGCAAAAACTTTCACTTAAATCTGAttgatgtccattgcttgtgtttctgggCCCAACAAGTCTGTTCAtcctattggtgtcctttattagtggtttctttgcagcattttgaccatgaaggcctgatttcacgcagtctcctctgaacagagaAGGTTAAATTAaagttttaagtaaaaaatacaaatacaaaaacagttgatgttgagatgtgtctgttacttgaactatgtgaagcatttatttgggcaataatttctgagcctggtaactctaatgagcttttactctgcagcagacgtgaatctgggtcttcctttcctgtggcggtcctcatgagagcgctcatcatagtgcttgatggtttttgcgacagaCCGTATAcacttttcttatttgagctgttcttgccaccatatggacttggtattttgccAATTAGGGCTATCTTTtgaataccacccctaccttgtcacaacacaactgattggctcacacGCCGAaaagatggctgacgttttacatgcccGTAACCAattatacaatttttttttttttttttgcatttgtaacttattttaacttattttgtacataatgttacttCTACCATCtctatgaccaaaaataacttctggacatcagaactgggattacccACTACTctaactggaagaagcttttccCTTTTAACAAGTCACAAGAAAGATATACTGCTCTCCCGAACAGGCCCATTTCcccatcatttgcgtgaagaaaaagACGGAAAAGAGGACGTATAACGGGGTGCCTTTAAGAATCTGTAGGAAGCGAGTAAACTCTCCCCCACTGCGTATCAATTCATTTGCTggcatgcaatcattggaaaataaaattgatgtcCTACGATTATCCTACCACAGGACATTAAGaattgtaatatcttatgtttcaccaagtcgtggctgaacgacaacacagataatatagagctggagggATTTTCAATGCACTGGCAGATCAGAGaagctatgtctggtaagactaggggtggtggtgtgtgtctttttgtcaataacagctggtgcgtgatgtctaatattaaagaagtctcgaggtattgctcgcctgaggtagaataccttatgataagctgtagaccacactatctaccaagagatttctcatctatattattcgtagccgtctatttaccaccacagaccgatgctggcactaagaccgcaaaaaaaacaactctataaggccataagcaaacaagaaaatgctcacccagaagcgacGCTCCTAgaggccagggactttaatgtagGCAAACAAATCAGTTTGGCCAAacttttaccagcatgtcacatgtgcaaccagagggaaaaaaaactctagaccacctttacttcacacacagaggtgcgtacaaagctctccccccgccctccatttggcaattcTGGACCATACCATATCCTCCCGATTATgtcctcccgattcctgcttacaaaaatCTAaagcaggatgtaccagtgactagatcaatacggaagtggtcagggTGAAGTGGATGCTAcgcttacaggactgttttgttagcacagactagaatatgttccaggattcatccaatggcattgaggagtataccacctcagtcatcagcttcatcaataagtatcAACGACTTTGttaccacagtgactgtacgcacatatcccaaccagaagccatggattacaggcaacatctgaattgagctgcagctttcaaggagcggacGCTAATCCGATGCCTATAAGAAATCCGGtgatgccctcagacgaaccatcaaacaagcaaagcgtcaataaagGATTAAGATTGAATATACTACACCTGCTCTGATGCTcgccggatgtggcagggcttgaaaactctACGGACTACAAatggaaacccagacgcgagctgcccagtgatgcgggcctaccagatgagctaaatgctttttatgctcgcttcgaggcaagtaacactgaagcatgcatgagagcaccagctgttgtgGATGACTGTGAAAATGCTCGGGTAgatgatgtgagcaagaccttaaacaggtcaacattcacaaaactGCGGGGCCAGATGAATTACCAGGacgtactcaaagcatgcgtgacCAACTgaaaagtgtcttcactgacattttcatcctccTTGActggagtctgtaatacctacatgtttcaagcagaccaccatagtccctgtgcccaaggaatcaaaggtaacctacctaaaatTATTACCACCCTGCAGCACTCACATCGgtacatgaagtgctttgaaaggctggtcatggctcacatcaacagcatcctcctggataccctagatccactccaccCGCATatcgtcccaacagatccacagatgatgcaatctcaccGAGActcacactgccttttcccacctggacaaaaaggaacacctatgtgagaatgctgttcattgactacagctcagcggcaacaccatagtgcccatgaagctcgctactaagctaaggaccctgggaccaaATGCCTCCTCTGCAactgatcctggacttcctggatgTGCtggaccccaggtggtaagggtaggcaacacgtccggccacactgatcctcaacacggccCACCGATTTCAGggtgtgtgtacttagtcccctcctctgtactccctgttcttcCAACACccactgcgtggccaaacacgactccaacaccatcattaagtttgctgacggaCACAGCAGTGGTAGTCCTGATCAACAaggagacaacctatagggaggaggtcaaagaactggcagtggtgccaggacagcaacTTCTCccacaatgtgagcaagacaaagtagctgatcatggactacaggaaaaggagggccgaacaggcccacattaacatcaacgggctgtagtggagcgagttaagagtttcaagttccttggtgtccacatcaccaaagatctaacatggtccaaacacaccaagacagttgtgatgaGGACACGACAAATcctattccacctcaggagactgataagatttggcatgggtcctcagatcctcaaaaggttctacagctgcaccatcgagagcatcctgaactgttgcatcaccgcctggtatggcaactgctcggcatctgaccgtaaggcgctacagagggtagtacagaGGCCACCCatctattacattgacccccccccctcatttgttttgtacactgctgctactcgctgtttattatctatgcatagtcacttcaccccgacctacatgtacaaatgacctctaacctccacactgactcggtactggtaccccctttatatagcctccacactgactcggtactggtacccccctttatatagcctccacactgactcggtactggtacccccctttatatagcctccacactgactcggtactggtaccccctgtatatagcctccacactgactctgtactggtaccccctgtatatagcctccacactgactctgtactggtaccccctgtatatagcctccacactgacttggtaccggtaccccctttatatagcctccacactgactcggtaccggtaccccctgtatatagcctccacactgactcggtactggtaccccctgtatatagcctcgttactgttatgttttttgtgttactttttttacacatttttactttagttcatcttcttgaactgcactgttggttaagggcttgtaaagtaagcatttgaTGGCCAGGTCTGCACTTgttttcagcgcatgtgacaaatgaagttttgatttgattctttattattctacaatgtagaaaatagtttaaaacaacaaccttgaatgggtaggtgtgtccaaacttttgactggtactgtatgtgggaAGAGCTTCGTTCATTTAGGGCCAATGAGAAAACACAAGCATGACATATTTCATCTCCCTCCTATCCGGACCGTTCTAGATCCCTAAATAATGGATCAATAGAAAACATCTAGTGAACAGTCATATCCATCTCCCATTCTTAAACAGTTGCCTCAGTCTGATCACCATGGTAACCTCTGTGGAGCATAATATGCagctctgatctaggatcaggtctcccctGTGTCTATGTAATATCATACATTTGTGATTTGAGTGGATAAATGTTATCATAGAAGATGTTACAGTGaacctgtgtgtggggggataaTCTTCTTTCATATACTCATGATACTATTGTCATTAAATCTCACGCGGAATAAGGTTTCAACAATGGGTATATATTAATGTATTCAATTGATCAATAAATTCAATCCATTGTATTCTAAACATGAATATATCACTAatgttatattttttattataataataaacaAATCTAAATTGACCTATGTTCCTAAAACTAATCAATATTATTTTGAATAATAATATCCATGAGGTCTAGGCATGAACTATGTATGCTGTGTCTTGTAACAACGGTTAATGTAATAACTTTTCGATTTACAATGTAATAAAACCGGTAAATGTAATGTCTTGTTGGTTAATATGATAAAATGTGGAATTGTTATAGTAtaactttttc
This window contains:
- the LOC112238001 gene encoding LOW QUALITY PROTEIN: gastrula zinc finger protein XlCGF17.1 (The sequence of the model RefSeq protein was modified relative to this genomic sequence to represent the inferred CDS: inserted 2 bases in 2 codons) translates to MNRDRASPSPSNLPESPGHNSPGNALLLDLKRVSVWLVDCRKTPGQSGTVREGHEEGDEDLISSRDSTNHSLSWMGLSSAEPQQHRVAETEKCLYRPEHPKKHQQRCIGKKPQHCCSDCGKSFTSRSDFIIHQWIHTREKPYCCSQCGKSFTASNAFQSHLQIHAGERPYXCLDGGKSFNQSSNLTTHQLTQTGVKPFICDQCGKSFAIASTLSRHQVTHTGEKPYSCDQCGKSFAVVSSLIRHHRTHTGXKPYSCYQCGKSFAVSEKLTIHQRTHTGEKPYSCDQCGKSFAVVSSLIRHHRTHTGEKPYSCYQCGKSFALSEKLTIHQRTHTGEKPYSCDQCGKSFAVASTLNRHQLTHSGEAL